From Coffea arabica cultivar ET-39 chromosome 9c, Coffea Arabica ET-39 HiFi, whole genome shotgun sequence, one genomic window encodes:
- the LOC113708019 gene encoding protein PHLOEM PROTEIN 2-LIKE A9-like encodes MASSNPHYERAQQNVERKMAQDGKEVITVKPRNLNIVWGNDDRYWNIPKNGDDKPAELLQVCWLEVTGSVDIDSQKTYEVSFRLSLTPDAFGWGSSLLYIMVKRGNSGKFAWKKVSLANKGTEVFHIKGELAQDDISRDKKLYFGLYEVWSGKWKGGLKIHDVTVKEI; translated from the exons ATGGCCTCAAGCAATCCTCATTATGAACGTGCACAGCAAAATGTTGAAAGAAAGATG GCACAAGACGGGAAAGAGGTTATAACTGTTAAACCGAGAAATCTCAACATTGTTTGGGGCAATGATGACCGCTATTGGAACATACCCAAAAA TGGTGACGATAAGCCTGCAGAGCTGCTACAAGTCTGTTGGCTTGAAGTAACTGGTTCTGTAGATATTGATTCTCAAAAGACATATGAAGTGAGCTTCAGACTATCTCTAACTCCAGATGCATTTGGCTGGGGTAGTTCTCTTCTCTACATTATGGTGAAGAGAGGAAACAGTGGGAAATTTGCTTGGAAAAAGGTATCCTTGGCTAATAAAGGGACAGAAGTATTTCACATAAAAGGAGAATTGGCGCAGGATGATATCTCAAGAGATAAGAAATTGTACTTTGGTTTGTATGAAGTTTGGAGCGGGAAGTGGAAAGGAGGCCTCAAAATCCATGATGTGACTGTTAAAGAAATATAA
- the LOC113707787 gene encoding peroxisome biogenesis protein 12-like isoform X2 produces the protein MAAAQQLPSSLRAALTYSLGVLALRRPFIHKILDYEDEFFALLMLVLETHSLRTTDASFAESLYGLRRRAVNIKVKTKDNIHSKKKILPLDSPADAIHHNGLEKRQKILSVVFLVVLPYFRSKLQYVYNREREATLQASLWGEGEERFGNIDYFGGSGNSSASGSSSGEEASTTRRRVMKRIQKIIAACYPWIHAGSEGLAQ, from the exons ATGGCCGCTGCCCAACAGCTCCCTTCTAGTCTTCGTGCTGCTCTCACTTACTCTCTCGGC gtattGGCTTTAAGAAGACCCTTTATTCACAAAATCCTGGACTATGAGGATGAATTCTTCGCTTTGCTAATGCTTGTCTTGGAAACCCACAGCTTGAGAACAACCGATGCTTCTTTTGCCGAGTCTCTTTATGGGTTGAGAAGAAGAGCGGTTAATATTAAAGTAAAAACAAAGGATAATATTCACAGCAAGAAGAAGATTTTGCCATTGGATTCCCCTGCTGACGCAATTCATCATAATGGTTTAGAGAAACGCCAGAAAATCCTCTCTGTTGTATTTTTG GTTGTGTTGCCGTATTTTAGGTCCAAATTGCAGTATGTATACAATAGAGAAAGGGAAGCTACACTTCAAGCGAGCTTATGGGGTGAGGGTGAGGAAAGATTTGGCAACATAGACTACTTTGGTGGAAGTGGAAATTCCTCAGCTTCTGGGAGCAGTTCTGGTGAAGAAGCATCTACCACGAGAAGACGCGTCATGAAGAGAATACAGAAGATTATAGCTGCTTGCTACCCGTGGATACACGCTGGAAGTGAAG GACTAGCTCAATAG
- the LOC113707787 gene encoding peroxisome biogenesis protein 12-like isoform X1, which translates to MAAAQQLPSSLRAALTYSLGVLALRRPFIHKILDYEDEFFALLMLVLETHSLRTTDASFAESLYGLRRRAVNIKVKTKDNIHSKKKILPLDSPADAIHHNGLEKRQKILSVVFLVVLPYFRSKLQYVYNREREATLQASLWGEGEERFGNIDYFGGSGNSSASGSSSGEEASTTRRRVMKRIQKIIAACYPWIHAGSEGFVSRNFSMNASPNNFTLKKGNGDSAQEQKHSFF; encoded by the exons ATGGCCGCTGCCCAACAGCTCCCTTCTAGTCTTCGTGCTGCTCTCACTTACTCTCTCGGC gtattGGCTTTAAGAAGACCCTTTATTCACAAAATCCTGGACTATGAGGATGAATTCTTCGCTTTGCTAATGCTTGTCTTGGAAACCCACAGCTTGAGAACAACCGATGCTTCTTTTGCCGAGTCTCTTTATGGGTTGAGAAGAAGAGCGGTTAATATTAAAGTAAAAACAAAGGATAATATTCACAGCAAGAAGAAGATTTTGCCATTGGATTCCCCTGCTGACGCAATTCATCATAATGGTTTAGAGAAACGCCAGAAAATCCTCTCTGTTGTATTTTTG GTTGTGTTGCCGTATTTTAGGTCCAAATTGCAGTATGTATACAATAGAGAAAGGGAAGCTACACTTCAAGCGAGCTTATGGGGTGAGGGTGAGGAAAGATTTGGCAACATAGACTACTTTGGTGGAAGTGGAAATTCCTCAGCTTCTGGGAGCAGTTCTGGTGAAGAAGCATCTACCACGAGAAGACGCGTCATGAAGAGAATACAGAAGATTATAGCTGCTTGCTACCCGTGGATACACGCTGGAAGTGAAG GCTTTGTATCAAGAAACTTTAGCATGAATGCCTCTCCAAACAATTTTACCttaaagaaaggaaatggagaCTCTGCACAGGAACAAAAGCACAGCTTCTTTTGA
- the LOC113707787 gene encoding peroxisome biogenesis protein 12-like isoform X3, with translation MAAAQQLPSSLRAALTYSLGVLALRRPFIHKILDYEDEFFALLMLVLETHSLRTTDASFAESLYGLRRRAVNIKVKTKDNIHSKKKILPLDSPADAIHHNGLEKRQKILSVVFLVVLPYFRSKLQYVYNREREATLQASLWGEGEERFGNIDYFGGSGNSSASGSSSGEEASTTRRRVMKRIQKIIAACYPWIHAGSEGGTS, from the exons ATGGCCGCTGCCCAACAGCTCCCTTCTAGTCTTCGTGCTGCTCTCACTTACTCTCTCGGC gtattGGCTTTAAGAAGACCCTTTATTCACAAAATCCTGGACTATGAGGATGAATTCTTCGCTTTGCTAATGCTTGTCTTGGAAACCCACAGCTTGAGAACAACCGATGCTTCTTTTGCCGAGTCTCTTTATGGGTTGAGAAGAAGAGCGGTTAATATTAAAGTAAAAACAAAGGATAATATTCACAGCAAGAAGAAGATTTTGCCATTGGATTCCCCTGCTGACGCAATTCATCATAATGGTTTAGAGAAACGCCAGAAAATCCTCTCTGTTGTATTTTTG GTTGTGTTGCCGTATTTTAGGTCCAAATTGCAGTATGTATACAATAGAGAAAGGGAAGCTACACTTCAAGCGAGCTTATGGGGTGAGGGTGAGGAAAGATTTGGCAACATAGACTACTTTGGTGGAAGTGGAAATTCCTCAGCTTCTGGGAGCAGTTCTGGTGAAGAAGCATCTACCACGAGAAGACGCGTCATGAAGAGAATACAGAAGATTATAGCTGCTTGCTACCCGTGGATACACGCTGGAAGTGAAG
- the LOC113707787 gene encoding peroxisome biogenesis protein 12-like isoform X4: protein MAAAQQLPSSLRAALTYSLGVLALRRPFIHKILDYEDEFFALLMLVLETHSLRTTDASFAESLYGLRRRAVNIKVKTKDNIHSKKKILPLDSPADAIHHNGLEKRQKILSVVFLVVLPYFRSKLQYVYNREREATLQASLWGEGEERFGNIDYFGGSGNSSASGSSSGEEASTTRRRVMKRIQKIIAACYPWIHAGSEGVR, encoded by the exons ATGGCCGCTGCCCAACAGCTCCCTTCTAGTCTTCGTGCTGCTCTCACTTACTCTCTCGGC gtattGGCTTTAAGAAGACCCTTTATTCACAAAATCCTGGACTATGAGGATGAATTCTTCGCTTTGCTAATGCTTGTCTTGGAAACCCACAGCTTGAGAACAACCGATGCTTCTTTTGCCGAGTCTCTTTATGGGTTGAGAAGAAGAGCGGTTAATATTAAAGTAAAAACAAAGGATAATATTCACAGCAAGAAGAAGATTTTGCCATTGGATTCCCCTGCTGACGCAATTCATCATAATGGTTTAGAGAAACGCCAGAAAATCCTCTCTGTTGTATTTTTG GTTGTGTTGCCGTATTTTAGGTCCAAATTGCAGTATGTATACAATAGAGAAAGGGAAGCTACACTTCAAGCGAGCTTATGGGGTGAGGGTGAGGAAAGATTTGGCAACATAGACTACTTTGGTGGAAGTGGAAATTCCTCAGCTTCTGGGAGCAGTTCTGGTGAAGAAGCATCTACCACGAGAAGACGCGTCATGAAGAGAATACAGAAGATTATAGCTGCTTGCTACCCGTGGATACACGCTGGAAGTGAAG GGGTAAGATGA